The stretch of DNA CGACGAGTGTGGCGACGAGATGCCCACCGCGAAGCGCTGGCGGGACCTCCTGCCGAATCAGCCCGAGGACGCCGACGAGGTCGCGGTCGACGATCTCTGCCCGCGCTGTTCGACCCGGAAGGACGGCTCGCGGCTGTTCCGTGCCGGCGACGATCTGCCCGGAGGTGAGTCGGATGCGTAGCTACGTCGCCCGCGAGCACCTGCTGGGGCGACCGTCCGGGCCTACGGCGACGGTGGGCCCACGTCCGGCCCTAGAATCCGACCGAGAAGATCAGCCGTCTCAGGAGGGTTGGGGCGTGAGCCGCACGCTCGCTCAGCCGAAGGCGATCGGGACCGACGTGGAGACGCTGGTCGTCGACGCCGTCGCGACCGGGCCGTTGGACCCGTCGACGCTGACTGCCAGCGTGCCCGTCCGGTGGGCGACCCCGCTGGTCGAGGCCGGCGACGAGCTGGAGGTCAACGCCTGCGTCCGCGAGCGGTCGAAAGGGTCCCGAGACGCCCACGGCTCCTGGTGTTTCAAATGCCGCGACGGCTGCCAGCACGGGTCTGGTCGACAACGCCGCGACGTACCTGCTGGCCGTCTACGACGAGAGCGCGGCGAAGGAACTCGTCGGGCTGGTCGTCGTCCCGGCGAGTATCGTCGACGAGCATCTGCGTGGCTCGTGGTACGAGGTAGACCGTCGCGAGGGCGAGTGTGCCCAACTGCGGTGGTCTCGGGTGCTGGACCCGGCCGTCGTCGGGGGTAGGCGATCGATACTCGCCCCCGAGCGACTTGTTCCAGAAGTCGGAGGCGCGGTCGAGAGAGGCTGTTGCCTCAATCCGTCTTCACAGACTCGCCGCAGGCGGGGCAGACAGGCGGAGAGTTTGCGTTGTTCAGATCGGACTGTTCACCCGTCCATCCACAGATTGCACACTGGACTGGATTGGAGTCGGACACAGAACACCAGCACCGTCAGTCGCCGGATGGAAAAACGTGGTGCAGCGGGCCGGAAGGACGATATCGGCGAACGCCACGAACGGGCTGACGACCAGCCCGATAAAGGACGCCGAGAGAATCGTCCCGGCGCTGCCACCGCCCTGGAGGTAGCTGGTGATGCCGGTCAGCGTGTCCGTCCCGCTGCCGCTTCCGAGGTCCAGATCAGCGGATGAGGACATCCGCTATCATCCCGTTATCTTCCGTTTGACCGGGTCGAACGCTCCCAGCAGGAACAGCACACCGATCAGGGCGTTCATCGGCGTCAGGATGTTCCCGCCGCCGCCGAAGATCGCCCCGCCACCGTCAGCAGACTGCTCGACGACGACGGCGAGCCCCAGGACGCGCACCTCACGGTCGACCGGCTCGGCGAGCGGGTGTGGGCCGTGCGGGTGTGCGACGGCGATGTACCCGAGCTGCACGAGTGCGAGGTGATCCAGCGTATCGCCGCCGAGCGGACGCTCGACGAGAACGTGTTCGGACGGCGGCAGGGTGAGTACGCTTTCTACGAACAGACAACGAAATCAGTCACTTATTTTGGCATACTGGCGTCTGGCCTTACGATTCGAATCGCGAACTGAATTGACAAAGAGATACACTGCTATCCAGAATCCGAGTGCATAGGCTATATGAGATAAGACGAACGTCGTCAGTTCCAGCTCTAACTGTAAATTGAATATTTCCGCTCCAGTGATGAGGAAAATCCCTCCGAACATTATTTGCGGAGGGAATCCACTCTGCATAAACCAAAAGCGTGTGGATAGTCCCACAACACTAATGATAACGGTAGCGACGGTCCAGTATAGTCGCACAGTATCCTGTATACCGAGGTCCAAGCCACCCCAGATTGTGAGATAAATGACCCCCCACAGTGACACAAGTAACAGGAACAGTATCAGGAGCTGACCAGCGATCTTCCGCTTGAATCCACCGCCTGAAGGGAGCGAGCCGTTCGTAACGAAATTATAGACTTTCCGGTAGAAATTGACCGCGACCGCTCCCTGCATAAACGAACCCAAGAGGATGATTCCCACGACGACAGTGTTGAATGAGGCTGTCCCTCGTGCGCCCCAGATCGTAAGTCCAGTTCCAATACCGAGTACAAGCGCACCGAAAACACCTTTCGGAGCCTCTACGGCGAACTCACTATCGGGGTCGACGAACGGCAGACCCCAGGTAACAAGGACAGATCCGACAGTTACGAGAACTATCGCCAGCCACGGGGGGAAGTAATCAAAGAACCAGGAGACGACCATCACGCGACCTCCTGAAACCGGTCCTGTAGCGATTGAACGAGGATGTAGGCGACCGGCAACATCAACACTATTGGTAGTGCAACAGTGCTATCTGCGAGTGAATATCCGAGGATGATCTCACGGGTCATGTCCATATTGTTTATTTGCCAGACCAATACCGGTGGGTAGATGACAGTCATCACCAACCAGAGTCCGACAAAATTGTCCAGATCGTCGGCAGCTATCAGATACGCACCTGTTGCCGCGAGATAGGTTCCCAACAGCACGAGTGGTGGATAGATCTCGAAAACTGATTCTAGCGTACCGAGATCTCCAACGACGATCACGGCACCGTCCAGTAGCTCACCTATTAGCATACTTTTCATTCGTGGACATACCAGTCAATAAACTTTGATTACTGGATTAGACATCACCACCTCAATCGCTCCATCGCATAGCGATACAATCGTGAGGGGATCGTTTCAACGGCCGTCGAGATGAATCACGCTCTCAGTAGGTGTGCATATCTATCAGCCACGACTGGGCGATGTGGATCAGTGTCAGTTCTGTCGATGCACGTGACAAGCCGACCCAGTGCCCAATCCTATCCTCCGAGCCCTATACCTGCCATTTATTGTGCGTTATTTGGTATCAATACACATGTACGACACGATTCTGCTCCCAACGGATGGAAGCGATGGGATGGATACCGTGACCGAGCACGGATTGACACTGGCGGATCGGTTCGATGCTGAGATCCACGTTCTCCACGTCGTCGATGACCGAGCCTACGCATCTGTGCCTGATGACGCCCGAGATCGCATCCGTGAGACGCTCGAAGCGGACGCAGAGGACGCAACGAAAGCGGTCGCGGAACGCAGCCTCGAAGCCGAGATCCCTGTCGTCCGAGAGATTCGCTGGGGTAATCCACCCGCGAGTATCATCGCTTACACACGGGAAAACGAGGTGGATCTCATCGTTATGGGAACGCACGGTCGGTCAGGCTATGAACGCTACCTTCTCGGGAGTGTTGCAGAAAAAGTCGTTCGTGCGGCCTCTGTCCCAGTCCTTACCGTCAATATCTTCGATCAACCAGCCGAGACTGGCGAGGAGTCCGGAGTAGCCGCCCCTGAAACCGACCTCCGATAAGTGGGATATGCGCGCTCTGTACTGACCGGCTCACGGCTTGTGGAACAAGTCGTTAGTGAAGAACAGTTCGTTCCAGCGTGATCTGGGTGAATGCATCACTCGGTACAGAAAGCTATGTGGTACGTTATGCGCCATCCGACTTCGTGAATTTTACAAATCGTCCTCAGTTCGCACCCGCTGAGAGGGAGGCTGCTATGACTGACAGCTCCAGCTTCAGCGTTGATGGCCCAGACACGCTTCGCGGTGCTTTGATACTCCTTATCTTGGGTCTCGGGATAACCGGGTACGGTGCGTACGACTATGTTCAGCAGTCGGATGCAATACGGAATGCCGTTGAAGTTGATGCCACCATCACCGAGGTCGATGTTGTAACTGAAAGCTCCGTGAGCGGGCAATCGGGAGGGAAGAGTAGTTATGAACCCCGGGTCGAGTTCACCTACGAATATCAAGACACGACATACACCGGAACAAACGTCTTCCCCGCCCATATCGCTCCCGAATACGACCAGCGGTCGAACGCCGAATCGATCATCGACGAGTACGAAGAAGGGGAATCCGTCACCGCGTATGTCGACTCGACAGACCCGAATCACGCGTTCTTGAAGAACAAAACGTCGAAGACGCCACTGATAATGGCCGGAATCGGTGCTGTGGCTTCACTATTCGGAGCGGTATCGTCCCTGAAGAAGTACCAGAATAACTGAATTCGCTACGACCTCATTCGAGCCCTCGACTTCTGAATATGCGTGCATACCAACGGGCGTATACTCGATCCTGTAAATATATCAATACAAATAAACACTCATACGGGATTGGTGGGACACACTCAGACGTCGCAAATAGACAAGAGAGCGTATGAATAAGAGAATTCCTTCGATCGAGCCGGATTGTGCCAAACACTTATTATATTCTTTGAAAATTGTACAGCTACCTAATTAGCTATGACACCACCGGGCGAATCGATCCGCGTTCTGCACGTCGATGATGAACCCGATTTTGCAGAGATGTCTGCGACGTTTATGGAACGTGAGAATGATCGAATCGATGTCGACACCACGACGAGCCCAGAGAAGGGGCTTGACTACATTCGCAGCGATGACATCGATTGTGTGGTGTCAGACTACGATATGCCGGGTCTGAACGGCATCGAGTTTCTCAAGCAGGTTCGCACACACCATCCCGACCTTCCATTTATTCTATTCACTGGCAAGGGAAGTGAACAAGTCGCCAGCGAGGCGATCTCAGCTGGTGTCACTGACTACCTTCAGAAAGGAGCAGGGACCGAACAGTACCAACTCCTCACCAATCGCGTTCTGAACGCCGTCGAACAGTACCGCTCGAAACAGCGCGCTGCTGCACTTGACCGTATCCAAACCCTGGCCAGGAACATCACTCAGGCGCTCGTACGTGCTGAATCGCGCGCCGAGGCCGAATCCCGCGTCTGTGAGATTATCAGCGACGCTGAGCCCTATCTGTTCGCTTGGATTGGCGATGTCGATCAGGAGACGAATCGTATCGAGCCCCGGGCTTGGGCCGGCATCGATGACAGCTATTTGGACAACATTACCATCACAGTTGATTCGTCACCGACTGGGCAGGGTCCAGGTGGTACAGCGATCCGCGAACGGCGCGTCGCCGTCTCCCAGAACGTCGCCGAAGATTCTGAGTTCGAACCGTGGCGTGAGGACGCACTCGAACGGGGATATCAGGCTGCAGCTGCCGTGCCACTGACGTACGAAAACACGCTTTACGGCGAACTCGTCGTCTACGCCGAGCGTCCGGACGCCTTTGACGAGAACGAACGAAAACTGCTCGCTGAATTAGGTACCGATATCGCCCGTACCTTCCACTCGCTGGAGCTCCGGGATGATCTGCGTGTGGAACGTTGTTTTGTTGACCAAGCACTCGATACGCTTCCGGAAATCTTCTACGTGATCGGGACCGACGGTAGATTCCGGCGGTGGAACGACCGACTCCTAGAAGTCACCGGGTACACGGATCAAGAGATTGCCGATATACAAGTAATCGATCTCTTCCCAGAAGACGAACACGAGCAGATAGCTGAAGCGATCGAAGGGGCTCTGTCAACGGGACGTAACACTGTTAAGACGCGTTTGCTCACGGCATCTGGTGACCAGATCCCGTACGCAATAACTGGTGCACGTCTCACCGATCCCGAGAACGATCCGGTCGGTATCGTCGGTATTGGCCGAGAAATCGCCGAGAGTTAGGGACGGGTCAGCCAGATCGATACCTACCCTGTACGGGCCGATTCGCGACTTGATGTAGAAGTCGAAATAGTTCCTGTTGACGATCTAAAGCGCGGGATTACGGCTAAGTGGATAAGATTAGAGGTCGAAGCTGAAACGGGTCAGTTGTAGACAGAGGGCTGATAGACGATCCCAGCAATTTCGAATCTGGCACCACCGTCGTCACTTTCGGTGACTGTGATATCCCAACCGTGACCGATAATGATCTCCCTCACGATATTCAAGCCGAACCCGGTCTTCTCGGGATCGGTCGTGTAGCCGGATTCGAAGATTTCGTCCCGCTCGTCTTCGGGAATCCCCGGACCAGTATCTTCGAAATACAATCCTTCGTCGGTCGTCCCAACTCTGACAACCGTCGATTCGTCGCAGTGCTCGACGGCATTTCGAATCAGGTTCTCGAAAACTCGCTTCAGCCGGCTGGCGTCTGCTTCAAACTCTTTCGAACTCTCGATATGCAGTTCTGCGTTTGGTGTCTCGACTGTTTTCCAGGCTGAACTGACGATATCTCGGAGTTCAACCGTCTCAGTATCGGTAATATCGGTCTCACCCACTGGATGGTCCGATACCTGGTCCAGGAGTTCGTCGATCCGATCGACTGCGTTCTCCACTTTTTCCAGCCACCGCTCGTTACCAGTGTCTTGGTAGAGAACCAGCGAATCGGCCGCTACGCTTACGGGATTTTGGAGATCGTGAGACATCATCTGCCGCATATTACGGAGTTGTTCGTTTTGCTGTTTTAGTTCCTGTTCCCGCTCTTTTTGCTCGGTGATGTCACGGGCATTAACGACGAAGCCGTTGATGTATTCGTCGTCAAAGAGGTTCTTCCCACGTGCTTCGACGAGCGTCCACCCGCCCTCAGGGTCTTCGAATCGGAATTCGATGGTGGGTTCCTTATCTGGATATTCGATCGCTGTAAAGAATTCGTCCATCGCTTCCTGCCGATCTTCCGGTGGCATATAGTCGAATGCACATTCCCCAATCAGCTCCTCCTGTTCGTACCCCAACTCGCTCTCACAGGCCGGTGAGATATACTTGAAATGTCCATTCTTGTCGACAATCCCGAGGACATCGGTCGAGTTCTTTACCACCTTGCTGAACTTCGCCTCAGAGCGCTTGAGCGCTTCCGAGGCTCGGTACTGCTCGACGGCGTTACAGATACGATTCGCGAGGAGCGAGTACTGCTCCGGGCCGGTCCGTTTCTCCAGATAGTCTGTGACACCCTTTGATATCGCCTCGCTGGCGATCTCCTCGCTCCCTTTGCCGGTGAACAGGATGAACGGGATGTCCTCATAGTCCTCGCGGACAGCTTCGAGGAATTCGAGCCCATCCAGTGTCGGCATTTCGTAGTCGCATACGATCGCATCGCAATTTACCTCGGCAACGGTATCGATAGCTTCGGTCGGGTCTGACTCTGTATGCGTCTCGAAGCCTTCCTGCTCGCGTTCCAAGAATGTAGCAGTAAGATCTAGGAGGTCGGGATCGTCATCGACGACGAGGACGGTAATCTCCGAGTCGTCGTCAGGGAGAGCGAAGACCGCTGATTCGGCCTCACCGCTGGTCTGGATTGCCATATCAGTCACCTCCGTCATCGTGGTGGGCGAGTATCTTCAGGAAATACGGTGTCATCACGCGAACACCCTGTAACCAGTGCCGTTCGGTGTGCATATCGTGGAGTTCGAAAGCGAGAGCATAGCGCATCGCTTCAGGACCCGGTCCGGATTGACCGGCACGTGGCTTGTGTGGGTAGTCAGGGTCGTTCAGTGCGGCCCGGAGTTCGTATACCTGCGATTGCTGGAACGGTGTCCAGTAATCGCCACCCAGTTTGTGCTGTTTCCAGGCTTCGGTCTTTTTAATAGCGTACTTCTGATCGGCGTCGATGATCGTCGCTCGCTGTCGGAGTTTCTGAATAACGGGTGAGTAATCTGCCTCTCGCAGGCCGTCGTGATCGACAGACCCGTTCCTGAGATGCTGGAACTCGATCCGATCTTTCTCCCAGAGCGCGTCGACGAACGCCTCCGAAGCCAATTTGATAGCGGTAGCATCCACATCTGGAAACTGATGCTTGTCGACTTCGTACAGAGATTCGATGGCTGTCTCTCGGTTTGAGTTGTCGTGTGCTCTGAACACTTTGGCGAGTTCTTCAGCCATCTCTCTAGCCTTCATTCGAAGCTCTGATCCCCTACCATCCGACTGATCCACCCCTACATGAATCATTTTGGCAACTAGTCTGACATTCTACTTCCACTTATAATTTGTTCCAATCTTGGTTACAAGCTTGGTTAGAACCGACAATACGGCGGGACTGAGAGGGGTTTGAAGAAGCTATTGATACTCGGAATACGTAACTGTATAATTGTATTATGAGACCGTGTAGTGTTATTAAGTGGAATGTTGGCGAATCACTTCCGCTGCGGACGAGGTCGTCTTTCAAGCGGGTATCTGGTAATCGTCTGGAACGCGATGATAACAGACGCCCGAAGTGGTCGACGCAGTCGAGGAAGATGCCCAGAAAGCCGTGATAAAGGAGACGATTCATTCGCTGGGGACTCACCAGCGTCACCTGTTCCGCATCATCCGCGAGGCCGGGGAGATCGACTTGGCGCGCTCCGGTCGCTCGATGTCGAGGACTACCAGCCCGACGACCAGCTTGTGTGGTTCCGGCACCACCCCGAGTCGACACCGCTGAAGAAGAAGGTCGACGGCGAGCGTCCGGTCGGCCTACCGCCAGAAGCCTGCGAAGTTCTGGACGTCTGGATTGAGTCTGTCCGGCCTGAGAAGCGCGATGACGACGGGCGGCGGCCGCTGTTGACCGGACGACGGGTCGGCCTGCGACATCGACGCTTCAGGACTTGATCTATCAGGCGACGATTCCCTGCGTGGCTGGCTCCTGTCCACACTCCACCCCCGCGGGGAGCGCCGACTGGACCGCTCCGATCCTGGATCGGAGCAACCGTCGGAGGCAGGCGGCCCCACTAACTGTTAGATGGGCCGAACGAACGAGTGTAGCTTTATCTCGAATCATCGAGACCGGCACGGAGGGACGGCCGACGACCGATCCCACCGCAGGCCGTGGCGATCGGCGACCGAGGTCGCCCTGTCGACAGGCGTTACGCGAGGACCGATCCACCGGCGTCACCGGCTGACCGGCCGCCCGATCGCCGCCCCGGCTCCTCGACACCGCTCGTCACTTGTATCCCAGCGCCGCCAGCTTCTCGTCGAGACTGACGTCGTCTTCGCCACCGACTCCGCGGGGAAGTCCGGTGTGTAGGTGTCGTCGTCCGTCGCGGAGGTCACACACCACGGGACCCTGGCCAGGACGTCGATGTACGTGCCGCCCGGGTGACGCCAGACCCCCTGTTCGCCGAACGCCTGTCCGTGGTCGGCCGAGATCACGACCCGGTCCGCGTCGACGTTGGAGAGCAGGAGTTCGACGTCGTCGAGGACGTACCGGAGATTGTCGACGGACGCCTCCCACAGCTCGTCGGTCGAGTACCCTTCCTCCTTGTGGAGGGCTTCGAGCCCCGGGCCGGAGCCGGTGGTTCCGTGGGGCGTCACGGCCCGGGAATCGATCTCGCTGTCGACGAACGGGAGGTGTGGCTGCATGTAGTGAGCGATGATGCGGTCGGTGTCGTGCTGGCGTGCGAAGTGGATCACCCGGTCGGTCACCGCACGGGCGGGGATGGTCTCCAACTCCGTGTCCCACCCGTCGCGCCAGACCTCCTCCAGGTGGTAGAACTGCTCCTCGCTCAGGAACTGGTCCGACGAGGTGTTGGAAGTCACGTGGAGCGTCTCCGCCATCTCGTCGCTGTAGTCGCCGGTGAACGTTCGGAACATCCACTCGCTCGACGTCGTCCCGGGGCTGACGTGCTCGCCGACCTCGTCGATGAAGTCGTACTCGTCGGCCACCTCGTTCATCATATCCACCCGCGCGGAGTCGAGGAGGACGAGGAGGTCCCAGTCCCGCTCGTAGACGTTCGTCGCCTCGTCCCGATGGAAGGCCCGATAGCGGGCTTCCCGCGATGCGAACTCCGCGGTCGCCGTCGCGGTCTTCGCCAGTCCACGAACCCCGTGTTCGTCGACGTTCTCCTTCGTCATCCGGACGAACCTGTCGAGTAAACCCATATCCGAGCGGTCGGCGGAGATCGTAATAGGTGTTTGGCAAGTCCTCCGGGGGCGCGACGGCACGTACGCGGGCCGACCCGCTGGGAGCGATACGCTGCGGGTCGTCCACGTGGTCGGTTCGTCGATCGCGGCCCGGCCGAGCCGTGTGTCGCCCTGTTCCCGTGGTGTGGACCACAAGATTGATTTCGACAGTCGAGAGTGAGGGGAATGGGGCTGGTTGTGGCATAGTACACTTCGGCCGGCCCCGTTCTCTCGTCGGTGTCGGAGCCAAACTGGTAAGGACAGCCGTCGGTGTGGGTCGACGAGGGACCGGTAGTGTGAACGAGATCGAGGCCAACCACGCCGTCTGGGCCGACCGGCGGACGAGCACGCTGTACGTGGTCCGCTGGGGCCGACAGACCGAAGAGGTTCGCATCAGGGTGGCGGCGGCGGTAGTCACCTCGGCGCGGTCGCTCTCGGCCGGGTTTTCGATCGTCGACGACAGCGCGCGGACGACCGGGCCCGCACCGGACCCGGAGTGTCCGGTCCAGCAGGCGTACGACGGATCAACCGGGACGCGTTCGGGAATCCACGTGAGCGAGCGGACGGACCACGGAGCGATGAGAGACGCCGAGGACTCGCTGCCGGACCGGCCACTGTCCGCGACGGAGGTCACGACCCTCGAAGCAGAACACGGGGAGTACGGCGTCGCGCCAGTCGGGTTCCCCCGGAAATCGGCGTCGTGCTCCGTCCACGGTCATCGGCGACGACTGGACGGACGCCGACGGGAGGCTGTTCCGAGAGTCGTATCACTGGAGCTACAAAACCTTGAAGTGTGTCAACCCGTAACGTGGTAACGGAGCCACCGAGCTCCCGGCGGGAACCACCGTCGCAGATCTCGGGATTGGCATCGGCGGCCAACCAGTCGCCGGCGGGACGTGGCCGACCCGCCGGCCGCTGTTCGTTCTGTGCGGTAGTTTCACACCGGAGCGGCGTCTCTGTGTAGTCGTGAGTTCACTCGCCGCGGTCCTCCGCGTCGGCGAGCGGCCGACGGTCGGTCTCGGGTTACGGCCCCGGGTGGAGGCACACCTCTACACCGGTGGCGTCCCGCGCCTCGTCGCGTTCCGCGTGACCGACGGGCCGGAGCTGACCCGGGTCCCGGGGGCGTACGCGCCGGACTTCGGCGCGGAGCCGCCGTCCCCGGTGACGGACCTGCTGCTCGCGGTCCCCGAACTCAGGGAGCCGTCCGCCGTCGCTCAGCGACTGGACACGCTCTCGACGAAGGCCGAGGCGAACTACGGGCGGGACTTCGCGGGGATGGTGTTCACCTCCGACGTCGAGTGGGGCAGCGACGGCTACGGGCGGCTGTTCGAGGCCAGGAGCCAGCTTGAGGCCCACGAGTACGCGGGGGTCGTCACCGCGACCCTGACGCCGGCGGCCGCCGGCGAACAGGCGAGCGCGATCCGGACTAACCTCGATCGGCTCGACGCGGCCACCCGCGTCTACACGCCCGAACGGGACTGACTCGCCGTCGGCCGGAGACGTTTTGCCGCTGGCCGCGGAGGCTCGGGTATGGACGCGGGCCGGCTCCCGGGCGCGAGCAGGCGCGAGCAGGTGGTGGCACACGTCGACATGGACTGCTTCTACGCCGCCTGCGAGCGACGCCGCGATCCCGAACTGGTCGGCGAACCGCTCGTCGTCGGGATGGGCTACGAGGGCGGCGAGACACACGGAGCCGTCGCCACCGCCAGCTACGAGGCCCGCGAGTTCGGCG from Haloarcula litorea encodes:
- a CDS encoding universal stress protein, with protein sequence MYDTILLPTDGSDGMDTVTEHGLTLADRFDAEIHVLHVVDDRAYASVPDDARDRIRETLEADAEDATKAVAERSLEAEIPVVREIRWGNPPASIIAYTRENEVDLIVMGTHGRSGYERYLLGSVAEKVVRAASVPVLTVNIFDQPAETGEESGVAAPETDLR
- a CDS encoding DUF3592 domain-containing protein; the encoded protein is MTDSSSFSVDGPDTLRGALILLILGLGITGYGAYDYVQQSDAIRNAVEVDATITEVDVVTESSVSGQSGGKSSYEPRVEFTYEYQDTTYTGTNVFPAHIAPEYDQRSNAESIIDEYEEGESVTAYVDSTDPNHAFLKNKTSKTPLIMAGIGAVASLFGAVSSLKKYQNN
- a CDS encoding response regulator — encoded protein: MTPPGESIRVLHVDDEPDFAEMSATFMERENDRIDVDTTTSPEKGLDYIRSDDIDCVVSDYDMPGLNGIEFLKQVRTHHPDLPFILFTGKGSEQVASEAISAGVTDYLQKGAGTEQYQLLTNRVLNAVEQYRSKQRAAALDRIQTLARNITQALVRAESRAEAESRVCEIISDAEPYLFAWIGDVDQETNRIEPRAWAGIDDSYLDNITITVDSSPTGQGPGGTAIRERRVAVSQNVAEDSEFEPWREDALERGYQAAAAVPLTYENTLYGELVVYAERPDAFDENERKLLAELGTDIARTFHSLELRDDLRVERCFVDQALDTLPEIFYVIGTDGRFRRWNDRLLEVTGYTDQEIADIQVIDLFPEDEHEQIAEAIEGALSTGRNTVKTRLLTASGDQIPYAITGARLTDPENDPVGIVGIGREIAES
- a CDS encoding response regulator, which encodes MAIQTSGEAESAVFALPDDDSEITVLVVDDDPDLLDLTATFLEREQEGFETHTESDPTEAIDTVAEVNCDAIVCDYEMPTLDGLEFLEAVREDYEDIPFILFTGKGSEEIASEAISKGVTDYLEKRTGPEQYSLLANRICNAVEQYRASEALKRSEAKFSKVVKNSTDVLGIVDKNGHFKYISPACESELGYEQEELIGECAFDYMPPEDRQEAMDEFFTAIEYPDKEPTIEFRFEDPEGGWTLVEARGKNLFDDEYINGFVVNARDITEQKEREQELKQQNEQLRNMRQMMSHDLQNPVSVAADSLVLYQDTGNERWLEKVENAVDRIDELLDQVSDHPVGETDITDTETVELRDIVSSAWKTVETPNAELHIESSKEFEADASRLKRVFENLIRNAVEHCDESTVVRVGTTDEGLYFEDTGPGIPEDERDEIFESGYTTDPEKTGFGLNIVREIIIGHGWDITVTESDDGGARFEIAGIVYQPSVYN